Proteins from one Candidatus Sulfotelmatobacter sp. genomic window:
- a CDS encoding Crp/Fnr family transcriptional regulator: protein MDLRNRLLAALPASDFEVLAADTHRVELELHQQLIEDDEPIRDVYFPNGGLCSHVITMATGETVEVGLVGIDGLVPVAGIFASGRAVGDVVVQAPGPALRMDAARFREHCRTLPALRRVVDAYVNAYIGLAGMNAACNARHRVDQRLARWLLLSRDRSGRDTFPYTHEYLAFMLGVRRATVTEIEQRLRDDGAIEYAKGWVKIVDRPKVEAVVCPCYGAMRQLTDSLYATAAAAN from the coding sequence GTGGACCTTCGCAATCGTCTGCTGGCGGCGCTGCCGGCGAGCGATTTCGAGGTACTCGCCGCCGACACGCACCGCGTCGAGCTCGAGCTGCACCAGCAGCTGATCGAAGACGACGAGCCGATTCGGGACGTGTACTTCCCGAACGGCGGCCTGTGCTCGCACGTCATCACGATGGCGACCGGCGAGACGGTCGAGGTCGGGCTGGTGGGTATCGACGGTCTCGTGCCGGTGGCCGGGATCTTCGCCTCCGGACGCGCGGTCGGCGACGTCGTCGTGCAGGCGCCGGGACCGGCGCTGCGCATGGACGCCGCGCGCTTTCGCGAGCACTGCCGCACGCTGCCTGCACTGCGCCGCGTCGTCGACGCCTACGTCAACGCCTACATCGGCCTGGCCGGCATGAACGCGGCCTGCAACGCGCGCCATCGCGTCGATCAGCGCCTGGCGCGCTGGCTGTTGCTCTCGCGCGACCGCTCCGGCCGCGACACCTTCCCCTACACGCACGAATATCTCGCGTTCATGTTGGGTGTGCGGCGTGCGACGGTCACCGAGATCGAGCAGCGCCTGCGCGACGACGGCGCGATCGAGTACGCGAAGGGCTGGGTCAAGATCGTCGACCGGCCGAAGGTCGAGGCCGTCGTGTGTCCCTGCTACGGTGCGATGCGCCAGCTGACCGACTCGCTCTACGCGACGGCGGCCGC